Proteins co-encoded in one Prunus persica cultivar Lovell chromosome G6, Prunus_persica_NCBIv2, whole genome shotgun sequence genomic window:
- the LOC18774956 gene encoding uncharacterized protein LOC18774956, translating into MESTQEQQQNRKPAAGASEAKGKIEEGLPMKDSPYLQYDDLEDYKRQAYGTEGHLQVEPGRGAGSTEGPTVSGANVSFQGDLSATEAINRQGVP; encoded by the coding sequence ATGGAGAGTACGCAAGAGCAGCAGCAGAACAGGAAGCCAGCTGCTGGGGCTAGCGAAGCCAAGGGGAAGATAGAGGAAGGGTTGCCAATGAAGGACAGTCCGTACCTGCAGTACGATGACTTGGAGGATTACAAGCGTCAGGCCTATGGAACGGAAGGCCATCTCCAGGTGGAGCCCGGCCGAGGCGCCGGGTCCACCGAGGGCCCCACTGTTTCTGGCGCCAATGTCTCCTTTCAGGGTGATCTCTCCGCCACCGAAGCTATTAACCGCCAAGGAGTTCCttaa
- the LOC18773322 gene encoding uncharacterized protein DDB_G0271670 produces MATIAAITNISAAAEDRVLDQDSVSEQLEEEEEEEEDNVSLSDLPVNWKKQDQTQYPNTKSEPTHANIEAQDEEFDFGYSMRGTSFWADTKMCAADEVFFQGQILPLRLSVSSDAGFAGLTRRSPASSVGFRSNSCRSRISPNSSFSSNSSSTTTTTTTTTTTTATRGIASSSKQRSPRRPRNQFYTEPSPKPQIKIPNPRLEKAGSRRHNSSMWDFFRLGLVRTPDIELQDINKALRSNSSANKSSVSRNSSVSSTHSTNFIANYYNATSAGGVLKSEDTKQNKQSKQRKQRFFDSIHGCKCSFETVASDNLIVKSKSSSSGRSSSSHINESRTETEYSAAHAMLKEKVEVELKMMKNNKQKQKQKQKQKQAMSHHRTYEWLKQLSHANSPPPLPVHV; encoded by the coding sequence ATGGCAACAATTGCAGCAATTACAAACatttctgctgctgctgaagACAGAGTACTGGATCAAGATTCAGTCTCTGAGCAactagaggaagaagaagaagaagaagaagacaatgtGTCACTAAGTGATCTTCCAGTGAATTGGAAGAAACAAGATCAAACCCAATATCCAAACACTAAATCTGAGCCTACCCATGCCAACATTGAAGCCCAAGATGaagaatttgattttggttATTCAATGCGCGGCACCTCTTTTTGGGCTGACACCAAAATGTGTGCTGCCGATGAGGTGTTCTTCCAAGGCCAAATTCTCCCTCTCCGCCTCTCAGTCAGCTCCGACGCCGGATTTGCCGGCTTAACCAGACGGTCTCCGGCGAGCAGCGTCGGGTTCAGAAGCAATAGCTGCAGAAGCAGAATCAGTCCCAATTCATCATTTAGCAGCAACAGCagctccaccaccaccaccaccaccaccaccactaccacaacAGCAACAAGAGGCATTGCTTCAAGCTCAAAGCAGAGAAGCCCAAGAAGACCCAGAAACCAATTCTACACAGAGCCCAGTCCAAAACCCCAAATCAAAATTCCAAATCCAAGACTGGAAAAAGCTGGCAGCCGACGCCATAATTCTTCGATGTGGGATTTTTTCAGGCTGGGTTTGGTCCGTACGCCTGACATTGAATTGCAGGACATTAACAAGGCACTTCGAAGTAATAGCAGCGCCAATAAAAGTTCCGTCAGTCGAAATAGCAGCGTTAGCAGCACCCACAGCACTAATTTCATCGCAAATTACTACAACGCCACTAGCGCCGGCGGTGTTTTGAAGTCCGAGGACACGAAACAGAACAAACAGAGCAAGCAGAGAAAACAGAGGTTTTTTGATAGCATTCATGGCTGCAAGTGCTCGTTCGAAACTGTGGCGTCTGATAACCTGATCGTCAAGAGCAAATCATCAAGCAGTGGGAGAAGCAGCTCGAGTCACATCAATGAAAGCAGAACAGAAACAGAATACTCGGCTGCGCATGCAATGCTGAAAGAAAAAGTAGAGGTGGagttgaagatgatgaagaataataagcagaagcagaagcaaaagcaaaagcaaaagcaggCCATGTCGCATCACAGAACGTATGAATGGCTAAAGCAGCTGTCGCATGCAaattctcctcctcctcttcctgtGCATGTTTAA
- the LOC18773708 gene encoding probable protein phosphatase 2C 78, which produces MMLEMCRRPLEKCFGGGDGGDGLLWHMDLKPHSSGDYSIAVVQANSALEDQGQVFTSPFATYIGVYDGHGGPEASRFITNRLFPFLHKFSIEQGGLSEDVIRKAFDATEEEFLDLVKASWPVRPQIASVGSCCLVGAISNGVLYVANLGDSRAVLGRRASEGQAVVAERLSTDHNVAVEEVRKEVKDLHPDDAHIVVYTRGVWRIKGIIQVSRSIGDVYLKKPEFNRDPLFHHFGIPVPLKRPVMTAEPSILVRKLEPQDMFLIFATDGLWEHLSDEAAVKIVSKNSRVGIAKRLVRAAIEEAAKKRELRYEDIKRIEKGVRRHFHDDITVIVIFLDHSQVSPNASLTDPSLFNCTSVPVDIFSMNGDEADVSLHTIP; this is translated from the exons ATGATGTTGGAGATGTGTCGGAGGCCATTGGAGAAGTGCTTTGGAGGAGGAGATGGTGGAGATGGGCTCCTTTGGCACATGGACCTCAAGCCCCACTCTTCTGGGGACTATTCGATCGCAGTGGTTCAAGCCAATTCGGCGTTGGAAGACCAGGGACAGGTGTTCACATCCCCTTTCGCCACGTATATTGGGGTCTATGATGGCCATGGTGGCCCTGAAGCTTCTCGCTTCATCACCAATCGCCTCTTCCCCTTCCTTCACA agTTTTCAATTGAGCAAGGTGGACTGTCAGAGGATGTGATAAGGAAGGCATTTGATGCAACTGAGGAAGAGTTCTTGGACTTGGTTAAGGCATCATGGCCTGTCCGGCCGCAGATTGCTTCCGTAGGTTCATGTTGTTTGGTTGGCGCAATTTCAAATGGTGTTTTATATGTTGCTAATCTCGGAGATTCGAGGGCAGTTCTTGGCCGGAGAGCATCAGAGGGGCAGGCGGTTGTGGCAGAGCGATTGTCTACAGATCACAATGTTGCAGTGGAGGAAGTGAGGAAGGAGGTTAAGGATCTTCACCCTGATGATGCACACATTGTGGTGTACACTCGTGGAGTTTGGCGAATTAAGGGCATTATTCAG GTGTCAAGGTCAATTGGTGACGTCTACTTGAAGAAACCCGAGTTTAATAGAGATCCGCTCTTCCACCATTTCGGTATACCTGTTCCTTTAAAGAGGCCTGTTATGACAGCAGAACCCTCGATATTAGTTCGGAAGTTAGAGCCACAGGACATGTTTTTGATATTTGCAACAGATGGTCTCTGGGAGCATTTGAGTGATGAAGCAGCTGTTAAAATCGTCTCAAAGAATTCAAGAGTT GGAATAGCAAAGCGGTTGGTCAGAGCTGCGATTGAGGAGGCTGCAAAGAAAAGAGAATTGAGATATGAGGACATAAAAAGAATCGAAAAGGGGGTAAGGCGCCATTTCCATGATGACATCACCGTCATCGTGATATTCCTGGATCATTCACAAGTTTCCCCAAATGCTAGTTTGACAGATCCGAGCCTCTTCAACTGCACCAGTGTTCCTGTTGATATCTTCTCCATGAACGGCGATGAAGCCGATGTATCACTCCACACCATTCCCTGA
- the LOC18772344 gene encoding probable esterase KAI2: protein MGIVEEAHNLRVLGSGQQVIVLAHGFGTDQSVWKHLVPHLVDDYRVVMYDNMGAGTTNPEYFDFERYATLEGYAYDLLAILEELRIGSCIFVGHSVSGMVGAIAAITRPDLFTKLVMVGASPRYLNDVDYYGGFEQEDLEQLFDAIRSNYKAWCSGFAPMAVGGDLDSVAVQEFSRTLFNMRPDIALSVAQTIFQSDTRQILHLITVPCHILQSVKDLAVPVVVTEYLHQNLGGESIVEVMSSDGHLPQLSSPDIVIPVMLRHIRYDIAA, encoded by the exons ATGGGAATTGTAGAAGAAGCTCACAACTTGCGGGTCCTGGGCTCAGGCCAGCAGGTCATAGTCCTAGCCCACGGCTTCGGCACCGACCAGTCGGTCTGGAAGCACCTCGTCCCCCACCTCGTCGACGACTACAGAGTCGTCATGTACGACAACATGGGCGCCGGAACGACAAACCCCGAATACTTCGACTTCGAGCGCTACGCCACCCTCGAGGGCTACGCCTACGACCTCCTCGCCATTCTGGAGGAGCTTCGGATCGGGTCTTGCATCTTCGTTGGCCACTCCGTCTCCGGCATGGTCGGCGCCATCGCCGCCATCACCCGCCCCGACCTCTTCACCAAGCTCGTCATGGTCGGCGCCTCTCCTAG GTATCTCAACGACGTCGACTACTACGGCGGGTTCGAGCAGGAAGATCTGGAGCAGCTGTTCGATGCCATCCGATCCAACTACAAGGCTTGGTGCTCTGGTTTCGCACCCATGGCGGTCGGCGGGGACTTGGACTCGGTGGCGGTCCAGGAGTTCAGCCGGACCCTCTTCAACATGCGCCCCGACATTGCCCTCAGCGTCGCCCAAACCATCTTCCAGAGTGACACGAGACAAATTCTCCATCTGATCACAGTGCCCTGCCACATTTTGCAGAGCGTAAAAGACCTCGCTGTCCCTGTCGTCGTCACAGAGTATCTGCACCAGAATCTGGGCGGCGAGTCGATCGTGGAGGTCATGTCATCGGACGGTCATCTTCCGCAGCTGAGCTCGCCGGATATTGTTATCCCGGTGATGCTCCGGCACATTAGATATGATATTGCGGCGTAA